A genomic region of Serratia fonticola contains the following coding sequences:
- a CDS encoding purine-cytosine permease family protein — translation MSEINRSETWKVESTGIDRVPDAEQTGKPLELFWIWSAANIGILGVVYGAIIVAFGLSFIQSILAALVGVASFALVGYTSFAGKRGRTSTLTLSRVIFGLKGNIAPTTFSWINLMGWEAVNVITGTLTLAALFQAAGLGESHSLTAFSLLLFGGLTIVVSLLGQNTVVWMQSWFSRIFGTMTLIVVLYIVFTTEWGKVLSLPSGSWLTGFLPAVSVIAAGTGISWAIAGADYSRYQSPQSSDKSIFAAVVGGACLPLILLMFTGILLSVQLPDLANAANPIALIGSVLPKWMAIPYLLAATAGIVTIAVLSLYSASLNLLTLGVKVKQSLAVSIDAVMILGIAIYVLFISGDFMGPFISFLVFCGVFLAAWEAIFILDYAKVRRHHGYDGNALYGLNGQNRGVRKVPLFCWFLGALCGLLVTKTGFIDGPLAKGLFADSSLGLFVSFLVSLIAYGLYLASHRGQQ, via the coding sequence ATGAGTGAAATCAACCGCAGTGAAACATGGAAAGTAGAAAGCACGGGGATCGATCGCGTACCGGATGCCGAGCAGACAGGTAAACCGCTCGAGCTATTCTGGATATGGTCTGCCGCTAACATCGGCATTCTTGGCGTGGTCTACGGGGCAATCATTGTCGCGTTCGGCCTCTCCTTTATCCAGTCAATCCTGGCTGCACTGGTTGGCGTAGCCAGCTTTGCTTTAGTGGGCTATACCAGCTTCGCCGGGAAACGCGGCCGTACCTCGACCCTGACCTTATCGCGGGTGATTTTTGGCCTGAAAGGCAATATCGCCCCCACCACCTTCAGTTGGATTAACCTGATGGGTTGGGAGGCGGTGAACGTCATTACCGGTACGCTAACCCTGGCGGCCCTGTTCCAGGCCGCAGGCCTTGGGGAAAGCCACTCCCTCACCGCGTTCAGCCTGTTGCTGTTTGGCGGCCTGACCATCGTGGTCAGCCTGTTGGGGCAGAACACCGTGGTCTGGATGCAGAGCTGGTTCAGCCGCATCTTTGGTACCATGACGCTGATTGTGGTGCTGTATATCGTCTTTACCACCGAATGGGGCAAAGTGCTATCATTGCCTTCCGGCAGTTGGTTGACCGGCTTCCTGCCCGCCGTCTCGGTGATCGCCGCCGGTACCGGTATCAGTTGGGCCATCGCCGGGGCCGATTACAGCCGCTATCAAAGCCCGCAATCTTCGGATAAAAGCATCTTTGCCGCCGTCGTAGGTGGTGCCTGCCTACCGCTGATCCTGCTGATGTTCACCGGTATTCTGCTGTCAGTACAGTTGCCGGATCTGGCCAATGCGGCCAACCCGATTGCGCTCATCGGCTCGGTGTTGCCAAAGTGGATGGCCATCCCTTATCTGCTGGCCGCAACTGCCGGCATCGTCACTATTGCCGTACTCAGCCTCTACTCAGCCAGCCTTAACCTGCTCACGCTGGGGGTGAAAGTGAAGCAATCGCTGGCCGTTTCCATCGACGCCGTGATGATCCTTGGTATCGCTATCTATGTGCTGTTCATCTCTGGCGACTTCATGGGGCCTTTCATTTCCTTCCTGGTGTTCTGCGGGGTATTCCTTGCCGCCTGGGAGGCTATTTTCATTCTCGATTATGCTAAAGTGCGCCGTCATCATGGTTATGACGGTAATGCCCTGTACGGCCTGAATGGCCAGAACCGCGGCGTGCGTAAAGTCCCGTTGTTCTGCTGGTTCCTCGGGGCCTTATGTGGGCTGTTGGTGACCAAAACCGGCTTTATCGATGGCCCATTGGCTAAAGGCCTGTTCGCAGATTCCAGCCTGGGGCTGTTCGTTTCCTTCCTGGTCAGCCTGATAGCCTATGGCCTGTATCTGGCAAGTCACAGAGGACAACAATGA
- the xapA gene encoding xanthosine phosphorylase encodes MFNQDDAFSCADVLRARLPGFQPRAALILGSGLGALADVMTDAVTIDYTELPGFPVSSVVGHAGQLVAGWLEGVPVLCMKGRGHFYEGHGMQVMTTAIRTFKLLGCEFLLATNAAGSLRKSVTPGRLVALTDHINFMPESPLVGSNDERFGPRFFSLANAYDRDLRAQLAAVAADAGIPLAEGVFAAYTGPNFETPAEIRMMQILGCDVVGMSIVPEVLSARHCGLKVLVVSAMTNYAEGLSDTPLSHEQTLSCAAMAADDFMRLIREFFKTL; translated from the coding sequence ATGTTTAATCAAGACGATGCTTTTTCCTGTGCTGATGTTCTGCGTGCCAGATTACCAGGTTTTCAACCGCGAGCCGCGCTGATTCTGGGATCCGGCCTGGGAGCGTTGGCCGATGTCATGACCGATGCTGTGACCATCGACTATACCGAACTGCCGGGGTTTCCGGTGAGCAGTGTGGTCGGCCATGCCGGGCAGTTGGTAGCCGGTTGGCTGGAAGGCGTACCGGTATTGTGCATGAAAGGACGCGGGCACTTCTATGAAGGCCATGGCATGCAGGTGATGACCACGGCGATCCGTACCTTCAAACTGTTGGGCTGCGAATTCCTATTGGCGACCAACGCTGCGGGTTCGCTGCGTAAATCTGTCACACCGGGCCGCCTGGTGGCGTTAACCGATCATATCAACTTTATGCCGGAGTCTCCGCTGGTGGGCAGCAACGACGAGCGTTTCGGCCCGCGTTTCTTCAGCCTGGCTAATGCCTATGATCGCGATCTGCGTGCGCAGTTGGCGGCGGTGGCGGCCGACGCCGGTATCCCACTGGCCGAAGGGGTCTTTGCGGCTTACACCGGTCCGAATTTTGAAACCCCGGCCGAAATTCGCATGATGCAGATCCTGGGCTGTGATGTGGTGGGGATGTCGATTGTGCCTGAGGTTCTTTCCGCCCGGCATTGCGGCCTGAAGGTACTGGTGGTTTCGGCGATGACCAACTATGCCGAAGGGCTATCGGATACGCCGCTTTCCCATGAGCAGACGCTGAGCTGTGCAGCCATGGCAGCAGATGACTTTATGCGTCTGATACGGGAGTTTTTCAAAACGCTGTGA
- a CDS encoding 1-acylglycerol-3-phosphate O-acyltransferase, protein MLLILRAIIVTVYCILVCILGSVYCLFSPRSPRHVATFGHLFGRLSTVFGLKVEVRKPASAANNGKCIYIANHQNNYDMVTASNIVQPRTVTVGKKSLIWIPFFGQLYWLTGNLLIDRNNRAKAHGTIAQVVEAFKKKDISIWMFPEGTRSRGRGLLPFKTGAFHAAIAAGVPVVPICVSTTSGKINLNRWNNGHAIVEMLEPIDTRGYNKEQVRELAAHCYALMKTKIEQLDAEVAQLDAAKK, encoded by the coding sequence ATGTTATTAATATTGCGTGCAATTATCGTGACGGTCTATTGCATTTTGGTGTGTATTCTCGGTTCGGTGTACTGCTTGTTCAGCCCGCGTAGTCCACGTCATGTGGCGACCTTTGGCCATCTGTTTGGCCGCTTGTCGACGGTGTTCGGCCTGAAGGTTGAAGTTCGCAAGCCTGCCAGTGCCGCCAATAACGGCAAATGCATCTACATTGCCAACCATCAGAACAACTACGACATGGTGACGGCTTCCAATATTGTGCAGCCGCGTACCGTGACCGTTGGCAAAAAAAGCCTGATCTGGATCCCGTTTTTCGGTCAACTTTATTGGTTGACGGGTAACTTGCTGATCGACAGGAATAATCGTGCCAAAGCGCATGGCACTATTGCGCAGGTGGTTGAGGCTTTCAAGAAAAAAGACATTTCCATCTGGATGTTCCCCGAGGGGACTCGCAGCCGTGGCCGTGGCTTGTTGCCATTTAAAACCGGTGCTTTCCATGCGGCCATTGCGGCTGGTGTGCCGGTGGTACCGATTTGTGTGTCTACCACGAGTGGCAAGATTAACCTGAACCGTTGGAACAACGGCCATGCGATCGTCGAAATGCTGGAGCCGATTGATACCCGCGGCTATAACAAGGAGCAGGTCCGTGAGTTGGCGGCCCATTGCTACGCGTTGATGAAGACGAAAATCGAACAGTTGGATGCGGAAGTGGCCCAGTTAGACGCGGCTAAAAAATAA
- a CDS encoding nucleoside permease, which produces MAIKTRLKVMVFLQFFIWGAWLVTLGSYMINTLHFSGIQVGMVYSSKGIAALIMPSLAGIVADRWIKANYLYGLCHLLGAVALYCAAQVEQPLVMFWVMLFNAMVYMPTIALSNAISYFCLEKHGCDTVKDFPPVRVYGTVGFIFAMWSISFSKIELSNMQLYLAAAASLLLAAYSLTLPRCPTNNVKRAHNWVSLLGLDAFVLFKQKRMAVFFLFAMLLGAALQITNTFGNPFLHDFSLDPLYQDSFSVRYPSVLLSLSQISEVFFILTIPFFLRKYGIKQVMLISMAAWTLRFLFLAYGTPAGFGFVLLLLSMIVYGCAFDFFNISGAIFVEKEADHRIRASAQGLFMTMVNGAGAYVGAIASGEVVDFFTNNGVKDWQSIWLVFAGYTLVLGIVFALSFNYQHRPEEVNGELQKAH; this is translated from the coding sequence ATGGCAATAAAAACACGTTTGAAAGTGATGGTTTTTCTCCAGTTCTTTATCTGGGGAGCCTGGTTGGTGACGTTGGGTTCCTACATGATTAACACCCTGCATTTCAGTGGGATACAAGTGGGGATGGTGTATAGTTCGAAAGGGATTGCTGCATTGATCATGCCGAGCCTGGCAGGGATCGTCGCCGATCGCTGGATCAAGGCCAATTATCTCTACGGCCTGTGTCATTTGTTGGGGGCAGTGGCGCTTTACTGCGCTGCACAGGTCGAACAGCCGCTGGTGATGTTCTGGGTCATGCTATTCAACGCTATGGTCTATATGCCCACCATCGCGCTTTCTAACGCCATTTCTTACTTCTGCCTGGAAAAACACGGCTGCGATACGGTAAAAGATTTCCCGCCGGTCCGGGTGTATGGCACCGTGGGATTTATTTTTGCAATGTGGTCGATCAGCTTCAGCAAGATTGAATTGAGTAATATGCAGCTGTACCTGGCTGCGGCGGCATCGCTGTTGCTGGCCGCTTATTCTCTGACGTTGCCTCGTTGCCCGACTAACAATGTGAAGCGCGCACACAATTGGGTCAGCCTGCTGGGGCTGGATGCCTTTGTGTTGTTCAAGCAAAAGCGCATGGCGGTGTTCTTTCTGTTTGCTATGTTGTTGGGGGCGGCATTGCAGATCACCAACACCTTCGGCAACCCGTTCCTGCACGACTTCTCGTTGGATCCGCTTTACCAAGACAGTTTCAGCGTGCGTTATCCCTCAGTGCTGCTCTCCTTGTCGCAAATATCCGAGGTATTTTTCATCCTCACCATTCCGTTCTTCCTGCGTAAATATGGCATCAAGCAAGTGATGTTGATCAGTATGGCGGCCTGGACGCTGCGTTTTCTGTTTCTGGCCTACGGCACGCCTGCCGGGTTCGGTTTTGTGCTGCTGTTGCTCTCAATGATTGTTTACGGCTGTGCGTTTGATTTCTTTAATATTTCTGGTGCCATCTTTGTTGAAAAGGAGGCAGACCACCGCATTCGTGCCAGTGCCCAAGGGCTGTTTATGACCATGGTTAACGGAGCTGGTGCCTATGTTGGCGCGATCGCCAGCGGTGAGGTTGTCGATTTCTTTACCAACAATGGTGTGAAAGACTGGCAGAGTATCTGGCTGGTGTTTGCGGGTTATACGCTGGTACTAGGCATCGTTTTTGCGCTGTCTTTCAACTACCAGCATCGGCCGGAAGAGGTGAACGGCGAGCTGCAGAAGGCGCATTAA
- the ftsP gene encoding cell division protein FtsP produces MSLSRRQFIQASGLALCAGAVPLRAEASGTQTPLPIPPLLESRRGQPLFLTLQRAHWSFMDNRKASVWGINGMYLGPTVRVYSGDDVKLIYSNRLNEPVSMTVSGLQVPGTLMGGAPRMMSPNVDWSPVIPIRQAAATCWYHANTPNRMAPHIYNGVAGLWLIEDEISKNLPLPNHYGVDDFPLIIQDKRLDNFGTPQYDPPAQGGFVGDTLLVNGVQNPFVEVSRGWVRLRLLNASNSRRYSLQLSDGRPINVIASDQGFLPAPVAVQQLSLAPGERREVLIDMSKGEEVSLTAGEAAGIMDRLRGLFEPSSILVSTQVLTLKPTGLLPLVTDNLPMRLMADQLLDGNVSRSREFRLGDKMAGINGAIWDMNRIDVQALQGSWERWTLHADTPQAFHIQGVQFLVKRVNGAQPMAEDRGWKDTVWVDGDVELLVYFNQVSSEHFPFLFYSQTLEMADRGSTGQFVVQASS; encoded by the coding sequence ATGTCACTCAGTCGGCGTCAGTTTATTCAGGCATCGGGCTTGGCGCTGTGCGCCGGAGCGGTGCCGCTGAGGGCTGAGGCGAGCGGAACGCAAACCCCGTTACCCATTCCCCCCTTGCTGGAGTCCCGCCGTGGTCAGCCGCTGTTCTTAACCTTGCAGCGTGCCCATTGGTCCTTTATGGATAACCGCAAAGCGTCAGTCTGGGGCATTAACGGCATGTATCTGGGGCCGACGGTGCGGGTGTATAGCGGTGACGACGTCAAACTGATCTACAGTAATCGTCTGAACGAACCGGTATCGATGACCGTCAGCGGCTTACAGGTGCCAGGTACCCTGATGGGCGGTGCGCCACGCATGATGTCACCGAATGTTGACTGGTCGCCGGTCATTCCTATTCGTCAGGCTGCGGCCACCTGCTGGTATCACGCCAATACCCCTAATCGTATGGCGCCGCATATCTACAACGGTGTGGCCGGTTTATGGCTGATTGAGGACGAAATCAGTAAAAACCTGCCGTTGCCGAACCATTACGGCGTCGATGATTTCCCGTTGATCATTCAGGACAAGCGGTTGGATAACTTTGGTACGCCACAATATGATCCTCCGGCCCAGGGCGGGTTTGTTGGCGATACGCTGCTGGTGAATGGTGTGCAGAACCCATTCGTCGAAGTCTCGCGTGGTTGGGTGCGCCTACGTCTGTTAAATGCGTCTAACTCACGGCGTTATTCGCTGCAACTCAGTGATGGTCGTCCCATCAACGTGATCGCCAGCGATCAGGGCTTCCTTCCTGCTCCGGTGGCAGTGCAACAGCTTTCTCTGGCACCGGGCGAGCGCCGCGAAGTGCTGATCGACATGTCAAAGGGGGAGGAGGTCTCCCTCACCGCCGGTGAGGCTGCGGGGATCATGGATCGCTTGCGTGGCCTGTTCGAACCTTCCAGCATACTGGTTTCCACCCAGGTACTGACACTGAAACCGACGGGCCTGCTGCCGTTGGTGACCGATAATCTGCCGATGCGGCTGATGGCGGACCAACTGCTGGATGGCAACGTCAGCCGTTCGCGTGAGTTCCGCCTGGGTGACAAGATGGCTGGCATTAACGGCGCCATCTGGGATATGAACCGCATTGACGTTCAGGCATTGCAGGGCTCCTGGGAGCGCTGGACTCTCCATGCGGATACGCCGCAGGCGTTCCACATTCAGGGCGTGCAGTTCCTGGTTAAACGCGTCAATGGTGCTCAGCCGATGGCCGAGGATCGTGGCTGGAAGGACACCGTTTGGGTGGATGGGGATGTCGAACTGCTGGTGTACTTCAACCAGGTGTCTTCGGAACACTTCCCGTTCCTGTTCTACAGCCAGACGCTGGAGATGGCAGACCGCGGTTCTACCGGCCAGTTCGTGGTGCAGGCATCTTCTTAA
- a CDS encoding LysR family transcriptional regulator: MKQPLPDPSRINFRLLHYFRVVAEEMNFTQAAQRLNISQPPLSKHIKELENQLGVELFKRTTRSMALTLAGRTLFHNVEMLLDQAGNALNQVQQLGRGEAGHMVIGMVGTSVWSGLLPALKRFTSQAQKVTWALNEQTPSQQIISLQKRHIDIGVWREAKQQVLPDLTCQLLSREKISVVLPTDHPLANGEAITLQALQHDKFIVLPPHEASLGLYLHDLCLQQGFAPDIAHQVNEPQTLIALVAEGFGITLLPDSYGHIPWPGVRFCPLQAAPSADLYAIYHAESATPVVRAFLKMLRTPGGD; the protein is encoded by the coding sequence ATGAAACAGCCACTGCCTGATCCAAGCCGGATCAACTTTCGCCTGCTGCATTATTTCCGGGTTGTCGCCGAAGAGATGAACTTCACTCAGGCCGCACAACGGTTGAATATCTCCCAGCCGCCGCTCAGCAAACATATTAAAGAGCTGGAAAACCAACTGGGGGTGGAACTGTTCAAACGCACCACCCGTTCAATGGCGCTCACGCTGGCAGGCCGTACGCTGTTCCATAACGTAGAGATGCTGCTTGATCAGGCGGGTAATGCATTGAATCAGGTGCAACAACTGGGTCGGGGCGAAGCGGGGCATATGGTGATTGGCATGGTGGGGACCTCTGTCTGGAGCGGCCTGCTCCCGGCGCTGAAACGCTTTACCTCCCAGGCGCAGAAAGTCACCTGGGCCTTGAACGAACAAACCCCCAGCCAGCAGATTATCTCACTCCAAAAGCGCCATATTGATATCGGCGTCTGGCGTGAAGCAAAACAACAGGTGCTGCCTGACCTGACCTGCCAACTGTTATCACGAGAGAAGATTTCAGTGGTGCTGCCAACCGATCACCCGTTGGCAAATGGGGAAGCAATTACGCTCCAGGCGTTGCAGCATGACAAATTTATCGTGCTCCCGCCCCACGAAGCGAGCCTGGGGCTCTATTTACATGACCTGTGTCTGCAACAGGGCTTTGCGCCCGATATTGCCCATCAGGTCAACGAGCCGCAAACGTTAATCGCGCTGGTGGCGGAAGGTTTCGGCATTACGCTGCTGCCTGACAGCTACGGACACATCCCGTGGCCTGGCGTGCGTTTCTGCCCGTTACAGGCGGCACCTTCAGCCGATCTGTATGCCATCTACCATGCTGAAAGTGCCACACCGGTGGTACGGGCGTTCCTGAAGATGCTACGAACGCCCGGTGGTGATTAA
- a CDS encoding PfkB family carbohydrate kinase → MSEFVAIKPILVVGGAVGDVVLTLPKLPTSGEDIEAQPQERQIGGCAFNVARALRRLEVPVVNGMPVGNGDWGSAIEAAMQELDLPVLLRHGQMDNGWCLALVEPNGERTFVTVTGCEAHWNKAQLATLPLTPETVVYANGYELVGEPGEALRDWLTRLPFDQWRLLDPGPRVSQLDEAFFAMLSDSNTLLTLNRDEVAILCGEGDTVSAAQRYAAAHNITLICRLDRDGAWICDGRHEPLHVPVYPVEVVDTIGAGDAHCAGLLAGLSAGLPLVQAVDLANRVAACVVASRGAAGAPDWQQLQQRFPA, encoded by the coding sequence ATGAGTGAGTTTGTCGCAATAAAACCGATTCTGGTGGTAGGGGGTGCCGTAGGCGATGTGGTGCTCACGCTGCCAAAGTTGCCAACCAGCGGTGAAGATATCGAAGCGCAGCCACAAGAGAGGCAGATTGGCGGCTGTGCCTTTAACGTGGCACGAGCGTTGCGTCGCCTGGAGGTTCCAGTGGTCAACGGTATGCCGGTTGGCAACGGAGACTGGGGAAGTGCCATCGAAGCCGCCATGCAAGAGTTGGATCTGCCGGTGCTGTTACGCCATGGCCAGATGGATAACGGCTGGTGTCTGGCGTTAGTGGAACCCAACGGCGAACGTACTTTTGTCACCGTTACCGGTTGTGAAGCTCATTGGAATAAAGCGCAGCTGGCTACCCTGCCGCTAACGCCGGAAACGGTGGTTTACGCCAACGGTTATGAACTGGTGGGTGAACCAGGAGAAGCGCTGCGCGATTGGTTAACCCGCCTGCCGTTCGATCAGTGGCGGTTGCTGGATCCTGGCCCTCGAGTCAGCCAACTGGATGAGGCGTTTTTTGCCATGCTGAGCGATAGCAATACTTTGCTCACCCTGAACCGCGACGAAGTCGCGATCTTGTGTGGCGAAGGCGATACGGTCAGTGCCGCGCAACGTTATGCCGCAGCGCATAACATTACGCTGATCTGTCGGCTGGATCGTGATGGCGCCTGGATTTGCGATGGCCGCCATGAGCCACTGCATGTGCCGGTTTACCCGGTTGAAGTGGTTGATACCATCGGTGCTGGCGATGCCCATTGCGCGGGTCTGTTAGCCGGACTTTCCGCTGGCCTGCCGTTGGTGCAAGCTGTCGACCTTGCCAACCGCGTAGCCGCCTGCGTGGTAGCCAGCCGCGGTGCCGCCGGTGCGCCAGACTGGCAACAATTACAACAGCGTTTCCCTGCTTGA